TTTGACCATTCCTGATTCATCACTCTAAACCCGTATTGTCTAACTTATGTTGAGCCCTGTTGCTGCTGCCCCCACCCCAAATCCCGCTCTATTAGCGAGCAGGACTTTGACTACGGGTTCTTTAAGCGCCGATCAGCTGAAACCCAGGGTAGGGGGTTAGGGGCCGATGACCCAGGCCCGCTCTACCGTAGCCTTTAGCTTGGTGCTCACCCCTATGCAGGTGCCCGAGGCGGTACCCAGCGAGTCTGAGCTGGTGCAGGCGCTCACCGGCAGCCGCACCACCGGGGCTAAGGGGCCAACTCTGCCCAGCCTGGTGCTGCACCCTGGCGAACCCAGCGAGCTGATGGTGCAGATTCGCAACCAGTCGGCCGCTGCGCTACAGCTTGAGTACCAGGTACAGGGTGATTTTCCGCCAGAGTGGTGTCAGTTTCGGACCGAGGGGGCTGACCTGCGATCGGGGCAGCAAATTGAGGGGGTGCTGTACTTTGCGATCGCCCCTGACTACCTTGAGCAAACCTACCCCGCCGAGGCCTTGCCCCTGCGCCTCGACTACCGGGGGCGGCTGACGGTTTTGAGCATCAACCCCACCACCGGCAGCCGCTACCTCGAAAATCGCGACTTTCAGATCTATCTGCGACCCCGCAGTCTCTATCTAGACTTTCTCCCCGACCTATACCGCGAGGTTGACTTCATCGGGCGCTTTTTGAAGGTGTTTGAGCAAACCTTTGAGCCTGCCGTTAACACCCTCGATAGTCTCTGGGCCTACCTCGACCCGCTAACGGCCCCCAATGCGCTGCTGCCCTTTTTAGCCCACTGGGTCGGGTGGGACTTTAATGCTCCCCTGCATCCCCAGCGCCAGCGGTTTTTGATTCGCCACGCCCTGGAGATCTATCGCTGGCGGGGCACCCGACGAGGGCTGCGGTTCTACCTGCACCTGGCTACCGGCCTGCCCCTCGGCGACGATATCGAAGCTGAATCAGCCAAGCCCATTGGTATCCACGAAGCCTTTAGCCAGGGTCTGGTGCTGGGGGCCACCCACCTCGGGGAAGACGCCCGCCTGGGCGGCGGGCGACCCTACCACTTCACCATTTGCTTGAGGCCCGGGCCTGACCATCCCATTGATGAAGCCCTAGTGCGCCACATTGTTGACCAGGAAAAGCCAGCGTTTTGCACCTACGAGCTGGAAATCCACCGTCCTCAGCTGGCCCCCAGCTAGCCCCCAGCCACTATCTGATCACGCCACGACCCCGCCTCCCCTTACCACTGCCCTTCCCTGCCATGGTTCTGCTACCGCCGACTCGCCCCCTCGAACGTCTCCAGGTTACTGATGGGCTGCTGCTGACCGCCGATCGCTGGCGCGTGGCTCACCGCTATCATCGACAGCGGCAAGACCTGCACTTTCAGGCCCTCTACCAGCCGGGCATTGTCCACGGGCTGGAAGTATGGCCCACGGTGGCTCCCCCCCAGGTTAGCCACCAGTACCAAGATGGCCGCTGGATCCAAGTGCAGCCGGGGCTGGCCATCGATCGCCAGGGCAACCCGATTGTGGTGTCGCGTCCGGTGGAGTATCACATCGCGGCCCAGCCCGGACCCCAGCCGCTGCAAGTCTATCTGGTGTTGAGCTTTGTCGACCCCGATCAGCTCGAAGGGCAGGCGGGTACCCATGTGGTGCAGGAAACCTTTCGGCTTGAGGAAAAGGTATCTCCACCGGACTCCAGCGAAATTGAGCTGTGCCGGATTTTGCTCGGGCCAGGGAATGAGGCACTGCGATCGCCGCGCAACAGCTTTGCCCCCGTCGCCCAAGACCTCGATCTACGCCAGCGCCCTCGGGTACAGCGACGACCCCAGGGCCAGCTGCGGCTGGGTTATCTGGCCCCTGTTTCTGGCCCTGTCTCTGGCCCCGCCATCGCCACGGCTCTCCAGGGCATAGTCGATGCACTGCCCGGCCTCTATCCGGCGCTACAGGGCCATGCCACCATCGATCCCCTGCCCCTCGATCGGCCCATGGCCCCAGCGACCGACCCAGCTGCCTACGACTTGTTGTATGTGGCCTACGGCGACAGCCAGCGGTTGCCCCAAACCAGCCTTGCGCCGCTGCAAACTCACTTGGCTCAGGGGGGCGTGCTGCTGCTGGAAGTGCCCGCTACCGGCACCCCCCTCGATGACCTGCTCCAGATCTGGAGCGATGTGGTGAAGGTGCTGGCCGCCTCTACCCCAACCGTCGCCAACCAGGCGAAGTACGCTCAGCTGCACACAGAACGAGCCGAGCTAGAACGCTGTATGGCCCTAGAACTGACCCAGATGATTCCATCTTTGGCCAGTCTAGTCGATGTCGACACCACCACCGGAGCCACCTGGGCACAGTTGGGAACGCTATCAGCCCAGCATCCTCTCCAGGTGCACCCCTTCCGGTTTGGCATGCTGCCTTTGATCTACGATCGCCCCCTGGCCCTGTTTAACTGGGGTGGTGTCGTAGTGGTGGTCGGCGACCTGATAAGTGC
Above is a genomic segment from Nodosilinea sp. E11 containing:
- a CDS encoding phage tail protein; its protein translation is MTQARSTVAFSLVLTPMQVPEAVPSESELVQALTGSRTTGAKGPTLPSLVLHPGEPSELMVQIRNQSAAALQLEYQVQGDFPPEWCQFRTEGADLRSGQQIEGVLYFAIAPDYLEQTYPAEALPLRLDYRGRLTVLSINPTTGSRYLENRDFQIYLRPRSLYLDFLPDLYREVDFIGRFLKVFEQTFEPAVNTLDSLWAYLDPLTAPNALLPFLAHWVGWDFNAPLHPQRQRFLIRHALEIYRWRGTRRGLRFYLHLATGLPLGDDIEAESAKPIGIHEAFSQGLVLGATHLGEDARLGGGRPYHFTICLRPGPDHPIDEALVRHIVDQEKPAFCTYELEIHRPQLAPS